A portion of the Flavobacteriales bacterium genome contains these proteins:
- a CDS encoding nicotinate-nucleotide adenylyltransferase, with the protein MNIGLYFGTFNPIHVGHLIIANHMADYTELDKVWLVVSPQNPLKEKNSMLPDYHRLALVKTAIEDNPNLLASDIEFELPKPSYTVATLAYLEEKFPQHEFSLIMGEDNLRTFHKWKNHEHIISRHKLYVYPRVLTESEIDELKEFHIDSPFLNHPNVIMCDAPVMKVSSSFIRKAIRDKKDVRYLLTDPVHRYIKEMHFYEK; encoded by the coding sequence ATGAACATCGGACTTTATTTCGGAACCTTCAATCCCATTCACGTTGGCCATTTAATCATCGCCAACCACATGGCCGATTACACGGAACTGGATAAAGTATGGCTGGTGGTTTCACCGCAAAACCCGCTGAAAGAAAAAAATTCGATGTTGCCCGATTATCATCGGCTGGCTTTGGTAAAAACAGCAATTGAAGATAATCCCAATCTATTAGCGAGCGACATTGAATTTGAATTACCCAAGCCGTCCTATACAGTTGCGACACTTGCCTACCTCGAAGAAAAATTTCCGCAACATGAGTTTTCATTGATTATGGGAGAAGATAATCTGAGAACCTTCCATAAATGGAAAAATCATGAACACATTATTTCCAGACATAAACTCTACGTTTATCCACGGGTTTTAACCGAATCGGAAATCGATGAACTCAAGGAATTTCATATCGACAGTCCATTCTTAAATCACCCCAATGTAATTATGTGTGATGCCCCGGTGATGAAAGTATCTTCCAGTTTCATCCGAAAAGCCATCCGCGATAAAAAAGATGTACGATATCTCTTAACCGATCCTGTTCATCGCTACATTAAGGAAATGCATTTTTACGAAAAATAA
- a CDS encoding YqaE/Pmp3 family membrane protein, with the protein MTKLISKISALVLLSAILVSCGSSRFTHSRYGNRSWVKVGSVQAEQEVPYEKSKEDKVVFSQSANEEVVKASIAEEKKAAVITESVIVNKEGNSEVEINTTSNEVVTTDAVVNETSNQESNPAAVESVKESTSRDVTADADAMFVLMIILAFLIPPLAVYLKDGSVTGLFWLTLILCILGGGLFFGYAGYYGGLWLIAVVLALLRVLDMI; encoded by the coding sequence ATGACTAAATTGATTTCTAAAATTTCTGCATTGGTTTTGCTGTCGGCAATTCTCGTGTCATGCGGTTCTTCGCGTTTTACTCATTCGCGTTACGGTAACAGAAGCTGGGTGAAAGTTGGATCAGTACAAGCTGAACAAGAAGTTCCTTATGAAAAATCGAAAGAAGATAAAGTTGTGTTTTCGCAATCTGCCAATGAAGAAGTGGTGAAAGCTTCTATTGCAGAAGAAAAAAAGGCAGCAGTAATTACCGAATCGGTGATCGTGAACAAAGAAGGAAATTCAGAAGTGGAAATCAATACTACTTCAAACGAAGTGGTAACTACCGATGCGGTGGTGAATGAAACTTCCAACCAGGAATCTAATCCTGCTGCTGTTGAATCGGTAAAAGAAAGTACTTCAAGAGATGTAACTGCAGATGCAGATGCAATGTTTGTATTGATGATTATTCTTGCTTTTTTAATTCCACCATTAGCCGTTTATCTGAAAGATGGTTCGGTTACCGGATTATTTTGGTTAACCTTAATTCTTTGCATTTTAGGTGGAGGATTGTTTTTTGGATATGCCGGTTACTATGGCGGATTATGGTTAATCGCTGTGGTATTGGCATTGCTTCGCGTGCTGGATATGATTTAA
- the purQ gene encoding phosphoribosylformylglycinamidine synthase subunit PurQ has product MKFGVVVFPGSNCDEDMVYVLSTIMGQKVERLWHKDRDLKGCDFIVLPGGFSYGDYLRSGAIARFSPIMDKVIDHAEKGGYLMGVCNGFQILTEAHLVPGALLHNTDRRFISKNIYMRPQTTDSLVTSALDLKKAYKIPIAHGEGNYFCDADTLASMKKNDQILFRYCDAEGNITEAANPNGSLENIAGVCNAKKNVFGMMPHPERASDPELKNTDGRGIFESIVSMVLK; this is encoded by the coding sequence ATGAAATTTGGTGTTGTTGTTTTCCCGGGATCCAATTGTGATGAGGACATGGTTTATGTTCTTTCTACCATTATGGGACAAAAAGTTGAACGCTTATGGCATAAAGACCGCGATTTGAAAGGTTGTGATTTCATCGTATTGCCAGGCGGATTCTCTTATGGAGATTATCTCCGCTCCGGTGCTATCGCCCGCTTTTCTCCCATTATGGATAAGGTGATTGATCACGCAGAAAAAGGAGGTTATCTGATGGGGGTATGTAACGGATTTCAGATTTTAACCGAGGCCCATCTGGTGCCAGGAGCTTTGTTGCACAATACCGATCGCCGCTTTATCTCTAAGAATATTTATATGCGTCCCCAAACCACCGATTCACTGGTGACTTCTGCGCTGGACCTTAAGAAAGCCTATAAAATTCCGATTGCACACGGTGAAGGAAATTATTTCTGCGATGCCGATACACTTGCATCCATGAAAAAAAACGATCAGATTTTATTTCGCTATTGCGATGCTGAAGGAAACATTACTGAAGCAGCTAATCCGAATGGTTCGTTGGAAAACATTGCCGGCGTATGCAATGCGAAAAAGAATGTGTTTGGCATGATGCCGCATCCTGAACGCGCTTCCGATCCTGAGTTAAAAAATACCGATGGAAGAGGAATTTTCGAATCCATCGTTTCTATGGTTTTAAAATAA